In Candidatus Zymogenaceae bacterium, the genomic window CACGGCCGACGGGCTGTGTGAGCTTGACCGACCGTGGTTGAATCGGTGCAAGAACCACGCAGACTGAGGATTTTCAGAGTAACCGGCGAGTAAGTAACTCCCTCTTGTGGATGATGCACACGCCTCAACGGGGCGGATTAAAGCCCGTTCACCCGCCAAAATTCGAGGCCGGAAGGCACAAACCACGAAAAACGCGGCTCTTGCCGCATAATTCGAGATAAAGATAACTTATTTTGTAATCTATTTACAATTTACCGGTCTCATATGATATAACTTCACCATGATTGAGATAAAAAGATACAAACCAACTCATCCAATACTGAGAAACTTGATTGACACTATGTGGATTAACAGCGGGGAACTGCCTGCCCTCAACCATAAGCTTCTCCCAATTAAAAACATCGACCTGATCATAAATCTCTCTTCTCAACCGGTATTACTGTATGACAGTAACTCGGAAATCAGTCTGGAGTCCTGCTATTTCACCGGCATCATGGATCATTTCAAGTATAGCTGGGAAAGGCCCGCTGGAAATATTGAACTCATCGGTGTTTCTTTTTTCCCCACCGGTTTTTATCCATTTTTTGGCATCCCACTGTCAGAATTTAAAAACAATATTATTGATTTGCATGTATTAGATAGGACTCTCTCTGAACAACTTGTCGAAAGAGTAAAAGAGCATAAAACAGTGTTTGGAAAATTTCATACGTTAGAACACGAACTTCTGAAGCTATTAAACATCAACCTGATCATCGATGAGAAGATGAATGCTCTTATTTCAGATTTCACAAAACAAGAAGAGTCTCACATTGAAAGCTTCTGTAATATTCGAGGCATCAATAAACGAAAATTTGAACGATTCGCCAACAAGATTCTTGGTGTTAATCCGAAAGCATATCTGAGAATCAATCGTTTTAGGAAATCACTATATGCTCTTTTACATACCGAATACAATACTTTGACGGAGCTGGCATACAATTGCGGCTATTATGATCAGATGCATTTTATCAAGGAGTTTAAACTCTTTACCGGTTCCTCTCCCACCCAATTTTTGGCTGAAAAAAAAGCCCTGCGACAGATCTGTTTTTTTAGTTAAATGTCGCATTTTTACTATCAACCATCCCTGTCTCACGCTACGTTATCTAAAATCGGCAAAAGCTTTTTTGCTGGTGGGATACTGTTATTAAAAAGGAGACGATGGATGGAGATATCAAAATCGACACGCAATGGGATGGGCATGCCTCTCGTGGGATTCGGCACCTATCAGCTATCAATCGACCAGGCCGAATTCTGTGTACATGAGGCGCTGAAAGCCGGATTTAAACATATCGATTCGGCCGAGGGCTACAATAATGAAGAGGGAACCGGTAGAGGGATAAAAGCTGCCGGAGTTTCAAGGGATGATATCTTTGTAACTACCAAGCTTTTTCCCGGATATACACAGTGGGGGGCTCCCGAAAAAACCTACGAACAGACCATTGAAACGCTGAAAAATCAGCTCAAACAGCTCCAGCTTGACTATGTTGATCTTTACCTGATACATGCCCCACTATCTGAACTGAGACTGGAACAGTGGAGCGCTTTGGTAGAGCTGAAAAAAACAGGGCTGACCAGGCATATTGGAGTGGCGAATTACGATGAAGAGAGAATTAAAGAGATTTTGGATGCAGGCCTGACGAAACCTGAGGCAAACCAGGTTGAATTTCATCCAATGTGTGCCCAGGTTGATTTGACCAGGTACATGAAGGAGAATTCAATCGAACCGATTGCATACAGCCTGCTTGCTCCCCTTTCAACCTGGCGGGCTGAAGAAGGACAGGGTGGAGAAGTTCTTGCCGAGATAAAAGAAGAATGCCAGTTGGTCACCCATGAAATTGCGACAAAACTGAAGGTGACAGACGCCAAACTGCTGTTGAGGTGGGGATTGCAGCACGGCTATTGTGTATTAACGAAAAGCAGTAAACCAGAGCGTATCCGGGAAAATCTAAATCTGTTTGATTTTGAAATTCCTGATACCGACATGGAGCGTTTGAATCGGCTCAATCGGAATCAAGCATTCGCTTGGGCGGCTAATGGTCTTAATCCGATGGAAGTCGCACCCCCCCTCAAGTAAATTCCAATAATCACCATACAAAGAGGAATTCTCACTGTGAGGGATTCCTCTCTGTACGGTATATAAAGGGACTTCTGTCCCAATACGGAGGATTTGATGAAATAGCTGGTCGTACTGATACCGGTTTTGCTCCGTCGTACATTACTCTTCTCTGAGTAACTTTCCAAAAAGATATATCTCGTATCAAGCGAAAGGAGGCCATTATGCCGACCATAACCATCGCACTGAACAAAACCAGCGAAGAAAAAAAGAAGCAGCTTGTAGAAACCCTTTCAAAAGAAGCCGCTGAAATAACTGAAATACCCCTTGAACACTTTTTAGTCTATGTTCAGGAACATCCCAATGAAAATATCGGTGTTGGAGGCAAGACACTCAAAGAAATCTTGGGTTGAAAGGTCAATTTCCGCAGTCTGCGGCCGGAATTCGGCGATGGCCGGATCGGCGGTCGGCAGCTCGTCGTGGTCGTGCCCGCTCTTCCGCCGTTGGGAATCGTCGGTCGATGCGGACGCACCCTCGCCTCGGCGGGGCGATTCGGCTTGAAATCCTTTGGGTCAAATAGACAATAGAATGATTTTCAAAAATGTTTTATGCAAACAGGAACAAATAACTCCGCATTGTATGCGGATACATCCCATTATTTGCCAGTCAAAAAAAGGACAGCTTTCAGTGAAACACGAAAATCGCGGCTCTTGCCGCATAATTAGAGATATGGTATTCTTGTTTCAATATAAAAAACGTCGGCCAGGAGCAGAAGCATGAAAAAAAGTCGTTTAGGCAAGACCGGGCTCATGGTTTCGGAACTCGGTTTCGGCGGGATCCCCATTATGCAGTTGGGAGTA contains:
- a CDS encoding AraC family transcriptional regulator; the encoded protein is MIEIKRYKPTHPILRNLIDTMWINSGELPALNHKLLPIKNIDLIINLSSQPVLLYDSNSEISLESCYFTGIMDHFKYSWERPAGNIELIGVSFFPTGFYPFFGIPLSEFKNNIIDLHVLDRTLSEQLVERVKEHKTVFGKFHTLEHELLKLLNINLIIDEKMNALISDFTKQEESHIESFCNIRGINKRKFERFANKILGVNPKAYLRINRFRKSLYALLHTEYNTLTELAYNCGYYDQMHFIKEFKLFTGSSPTQFLAEKKALRQICFFS
- a CDS encoding aldo/keto reductase, translating into MPLVGFGTYQLSIDQAEFCVHEALKAGFKHIDSAEGYNNEEGTGRGIKAAGVSRDDIFVTTKLFPGYTQWGAPEKTYEQTIETLKNQLKQLQLDYVDLYLIHAPLSELRLEQWSALVELKKTGLTRHIGVANYDEERIKEILDAGLTKPEANQVEFHPMCAQVDLTRYMKENSIEPIAYSLLAPLSTWRAEEGQGGEVLAEIKEECQLVTHEIATKLKVTDAKLLLRWGLQHGYCVLTKSSKPERIRENLNLFDFEIPDTDMERLNRLNRNQAFAWAANGLNPMEVAPPLK
- a CDS encoding tautomerase family protein produces the protein MPTITIALNKTSEEKKKQLVETLSKEAAEITEIPLEHFLVYVQEHPNENIGVGGKTLKEILG